One Mesorhizobium loti genomic window carries:
- a CDS encoding phospholipid/glycerol acyltransferase, giving the protein MLKLKLREKPFPELSYANPRQPALTRWVIHSIEGLSGRDRYAVLYDFWRRQVVPSGERVFSRMLDLIDVRIRTPDQWPPAPLPDTPLVIVANHPFGIGDGIAVLSLVEQLGRPFRVMIHKDLLKIREMEPYSLPIDFSETKEALKNNMAVRHEAVRLLKEGVTIVVFPAGGVATAPKGFGRARDLPWKMFPARLVQDAKASVIPMHFSGQNGRLFHLVSGPMNMAERDGRVAKFVGKASLTLRLSMFIHEFARLSGKAIDVRVGEVLSWSELEPLRDRKLLLERLYRGVFDLAPQVPRRRIPFLPARAKLAA; this is encoded by the coding sequence ATGCTCAAGCTGAAATTGCGCGAAAAACCGTTTCCCGAGCTTTCCTATGCCAATCCGCGACAGCCGGCGCTGACGCGCTGGGTCATCCATTCCATTGAAGGCCTGTCGGGGCGCGACCGCTATGCCGTGCTCTACGACTTCTGGCGCCGCCAGGTGGTGCCATCAGGCGAGCGCGTGTTCAGCCGCATGCTCGACCTGATCGATGTGCGGATACGCACCCCCGACCAATGGCCGCCCGCGCCATTGCCGGACACGCCGCTGGTGATTGTGGCCAACCATCCGTTCGGCATCGGCGACGGCATCGCCGTGCTGTCGCTGGTGGAGCAATTGGGGCGGCCCTTCCGGGTGATGATCCACAAGGATCTGCTCAAGATCCGCGAGATGGAGCCCTATTCGCTGCCGATCGACTTTTCCGAGACCAAGGAAGCGCTGAAGAACAACATGGCCGTCCGCCACGAGGCGGTGCGGCTGCTGAAGGAAGGCGTCACCATCGTGGTGTTTCCGGCCGGCGGCGTCGCCACCGCGCCGAAAGGCTTTGGCAGGGCGCGCGACCTGCCATGGAAGATGTTTCCGGCACGCCTGGTCCAGGATGCCAAGGCGTCCGTCATTCCGATGCATTTTTCCGGACAGAACGGCAGGCTGTTCCATCTGGTGAGCGGGCCGATGAACATGGCCGAACGCGACGGCCGCGTCGCCAAATTCGTCGGCAAGGCTTCGCTGACACTGCGCCTTTCGATGTTCATCCACGAATTCGCGCGGCTGTCCGGCAAGGCGATCGACGTGCGCGTCGGCGAGGTGCTGAGCTGGAGCGAACTCGAGCCGCTGCGCGACCGCAAGCTGTTGCTGGAGCGCCTTTACCGCGGTGTATTCGACCTGGCGCCGCAAGTGCCGCGCCGCCGCATTCCCTTCCTGCCGGCGCGGGCGAAACTGGCAGCCTAA
- a CDS encoding threonyl-tRNA synthetase — MLNSVSLTFPDGSVRDYDAAMTGAGLAESISKSLAKKAVAYAIDGTVRDLSDPLGKSGKVEIITRDDARALELIRHDTAHVLAEAVQELWPGTQVTIGPVIENGFYYDFARNEPFTPDDFPVIEKKMREIIARNKPFTKEVWSRDNAKKVFADKGERYKLELIDAIPEDQDLKIYAQGDWFDLCRGPHMASTGQIGNAFKLMKVAGAYWRGDSNNPMLTRIYGTAWADQAQLDAYQTMLEEAEKRDHRKLGREMDLFHFQEEGPGVVFWHAKGWKMFQNLVNYMRRRLDEQGYQEVNAPQVLDKSLWETSGHWGWYRDAMFKVTVAGDDTDDDRVFALKPMNCPGHVQIFKHGLKSYRDLPVKLAEFGNVHRYEPSGALHGLMRVRGFTQDDAHIFCTEEQLASECLRINDLILSTYADFGFDEISVKLSTRPDKRVGTDEAWDHAEAIMGSVLETIRTRSGNRIKTSINPGEGAFYGPKFEYVLKDAIGREWQCGTTQVDFNLPERFGAFYIGSDSEKKQPVMVHRAICGSMERFLGILIENYSGHFPLWFAPLQVVVATITSEADGYATEVVAKLKAAGLLAEADLRNEKINYKVREHSLAKVPVILVCGKREAEEQTVNIRRLGSRDQESLGLAEAIAQLTEEAVTPDRRRKRAA, encoded by the coding sequence ATGCTGAATTCCGTTTCCCTGACATTTCCCGATGGCTCCGTCCGCGACTACGACGCGGCGATGACCGGTGCCGGCCTAGCCGAATCGATCTCGAAGTCGCTGGCCAAGAAGGCCGTGGCCTACGCCATCGACGGCACCGTGCGCGACCTCAGCGACCCGCTCGGCAAGTCCGGCAAGGTCGAGATCATCACCCGCGACGATGCGCGCGCTCTTGAGCTTATCCGCCACGACACTGCGCACGTGCTGGCGGAAGCCGTGCAGGAATTGTGGCCGGGGACGCAGGTGACCATCGGGCCGGTGATCGAGAACGGATTCTATTACGACTTCGCCCGCAACGAGCCGTTCACACCGGACGACTTTCCGGTGATCGAAAAGAAGATGCGCGAGATCATCGCGCGCAACAAGCCGTTCACCAAGGAGGTCTGGTCGCGCGACAACGCCAAGAAGGTCTTCGCCGACAAGGGCGAGCGCTACAAGCTCGAGCTGATCGACGCCATCCCCGAGGATCAGGATCTCAAGATCTACGCCCAGGGCGACTGGTTCGATCTCTGCCGTGGCCCGCACATGGCCTCGACCGGCCAGATCGGCAATGCCTTCAAGCTGATGAAGGTGGCCGGTGCCTATTGGCGCGGCGATTCGAACAACCCGATGCTGACGCGCATCTACGGCACCGCCTGGGCCGACCAGGCGCAGCTCGATGCCTACCAGACGATGCTGGAGGAGGCCGAGAAGCGCGACCACCGCAAACTCGGCCGCGAGATGGACCTGTTCCATTTCCAGGAAGAGGGGCCGGGCGTCGTCTTCTGGCACGCCAAGGGCTGGAAGATGTTCCAGAACCTGGTCAACTACATGCGCCGCCGCCTCGACGAGCAGGGCTACCAAGAGGTCAACGCGCCGCAGGTGCTCGACAAGAGCCTGTGGGAGACGTCAGGCCATTGGGGCTGGTACCGCGACGCCATGTTCAAGGTGACGGTCGCCGGCGACGACACCGACGACGACCGGGTCTTCGCGCTGAAGCCGATGAACTGCCCGGGACATGTGCAGATTTTCAAGCATGGGTTGAAATCATATCGCGATCTGCCCGTAAAACTTGCGGAATTCGGCAATGTGCATCGCTACGAACCGTCGGGCGCGTTGCACGGGCTGATGCGCGTGCGCGGCTTCACGCAGGATGATGCGCACATCTTCTGCACCGAGGAGCAATTGGCGTCGGAATGCCTGCGCATCAATGATCTGATCCTGTCGACCTATGCCGATTTCGGCTTCGACGAAATCAGCGTCAAGCTGTCGACGCGGCCCGACAAGCGTGTCGGCACCGACGAGGCGTGGGATCATGCCGAGGCGATCATGGGCAGCGTGCTGGAGACGATCCGGACGCGGTCGGGCAACCGGATCAAGACCTCGATCAATCCGGGCGAGGGCGCCTTTTATGGGCCGAAGTTCGAATATGTGCTCAAGGACGCCATCGGGCGCGAATGGCAGTGCGGCACGACGCAGGTCGACTTCAACCTGCCGGAACGCTTCGGTGCCTTCTACATCGGCTCGGATTCGGAGAAGAAGCAGCCTGTCATGGTGCATCGCGCCATCTGCGGTTCGATGGAGCGTTTCCTCGGCATCCTGATCGAGAACTATTCCGGCCATTTTCCGCTGTGGTTCGCGCCGCTGCAGGTGGTGGTGGCAACGATCACCTCGGAGGCGGACGGCTATGCGACCGAAGTGGTGGCAAAGCTGAAGGCCGCCGGGCTGTTGGCGGAAGCCGATCTGCGCAACGAGAAGATCAACTACAAGGTCCGCGAACACTCGCTGGCCAAGGTGCCGGTCATCCTCGTCTGCGGCAAACGCGAGGCGGAGGAGCAGACGGTCAATATCCGCCGGCTCGGCTCGCGCGACCAGGAATCGCTTGGCCTTGCCGAAGCGATTGCGCAACTGACCGAAGAGGCCGTGACGCCGGACCGCAGGCGCAAACGCGCTGCCTGA
- a CDS encoding methyltransferase yields MEDATPSRTALGVARMRALHQFSPQAGLFRDPYAIAILGEAAPAAQELEQEDERRRRMRLFVAARARFAEDWLAAAVRRGIRQLVVLGAGLDTFSLRNPYADLSVFEVDHPATQAWKRKCIADSGLAEPAATRFVPVDFERQSLSAQLAAAGLQSTAPSFFMWLGVVPYLTKEAIFNTLSWIAGVPGSEVVFDYSEPAENRDAAGQAALTFHAARVASVGEPWISFFVPAELAKSMEKLGFDEIEDIESGDIAARFSGAPNGTTANSGGHIIRARRTA; encoded by the coding sequence ATGGAAGACGCTACACCCAGCCGAACCGCCCTCGGCGTCGCCCGCATGAGGGCTTTGCATCAGTTCTCACCGCAGGCAGGGCTGTTTCGCGATCCCTACGCGATCGCGATTCTGGGTGAAGCTGCTCCCGCGGCACAGGAGCTTGAGCAGGAGGACGAGCGCCGCCGGCGCATGCGCCTGTTCGTGGCGGCGCGCGCCCGCTTCGCCGAGGACTGGCTGGCGGCGGCGGTGCGTCGCGGTATCCGCCAACTCGTCGTGCTTGGCGCTGGCCTCGACACGTTTTCGCTGCGCAATCCTTATGCGGATCTCAGCGTGTTCGAAGTCGACCACCCGGCCACGCAAGCCTGGAAGCGCAAATGCATTGCCGATAGCGGTCTCGCCGAGCCGGCCGCCACCAGATTCGTGCCGGTCGATTTCGAGCGGCAGAGCCTGTCCGCGCAACTGGCCGCGGCCGGCTTACAGTCGACCGCGCCGAGCTTCTTCATGTGGCTGGGGGTCGTGCCCTATCTAACGAAGGAAGCGATCTTCAACACGCTGTCCTGGATAGCCGGCGTCCCCGGCTCGGAGGTCGTGTTCGACTACAGCGAACCGGCGGAGAACCGCGACGCGGCGGGACAGGCAGCGCTCACCTTCCATGCGGCGCGCGTCGCTTCTGTCGGGGAGCCATGGATCAGCTTCTTCGTTCCGGCAGAGTTGGCGAAATCCATGGAGAAGCTCGGCTTCGATGAGATCGAAGACATCGAGAGCGGCGATATCGCCGCTCGCTTTTCCGGGGCGCCGAACGGGACGACGGCCAATTCCGGCGGCCACATCATCCGCGCCCGCCGAACCGCCTGA
- a CDS encoding beta-lactamase — MRNIDRLPFILAGVLFLLAWLLGFPMRAQSAPLGDVQCTLIADAASGKTLYQDGTCDQRFSPASTFKVPLSLIGYDAGILSDEHTPSWDYKPEFNAVKRDQKTVDPAIWERDSIIWFSREITRQLGSEKFAGYVSKLDYGNNDVSGNPGKNDGLTHSWVNSSLKITPVEQVDFLRKLLARKLPVSAKAYDMTSAIIPTFQAGGWTVQGKTGSTRLANDADKTRDKRSLGWFVGWAKKDGQQIVFARLVVDATRTDMPKGLKTRAAFLKDLPLLVK, encoded by the coding sequence ATGCGTAACATCGACCGTCTTCCCTTTATCCTGGCTGGAGTCCTGTTCCTGCTCGCCTGGCTGCTGGGGTTCCCGATGCGTGCGCAATCGGCGCCGCTAGGGGATGTGCAGTGCACGCTGATCGCCGATGCGGCGAGCGGCAAGACGCTTTACCAGGACGGCACCTGCGACCAGCGCTTCAGCCCGGCTTCGACGTTCAAGGTGCCGCTCTCGCTGATCGGCTATGACGCCGGGATCCTGAGCGACGAGCACACGCCGAGCTGGGATTACAAGCCGGAATTCAATGCGGTGAAGCGGGATCAGAAGACCGTCGATCCGGCGATCTGGGAGCGGGATTCGATTATCTGGTTCTCCCGGGAGATTACGCGACAGCTCGGCAGCGAAAAGTTTGCCGGCTATGTCTCGAAACTCGACTACGGCAACAATGACGTTTCCGGCAATCCCGGCAAGAATGACGGCCTGACCCATTCCTGGGTGAATTCCTCGCTCAAGATCACGCCGGTCGAGCAGGTCGATTTCCTGCGCAAGCTGCTGGCCCGCAAGCTGCCGGTCTCGGCCAAGGCCTACGACATGACGTCAGCCATCATCCCGACATTCCAGGCCGGAGGCTGGACGGTGCAGGGCAAGACCGGCAGCACGAGGCTGGCCAACGATGCCGACAAGACCAGGGACAAGCGTTCGCTCGGCTGGTTCGTCGGCTGGGCGAAAAAGGACGGCCAGCAGATCGTCTTTGCCCGTCTGGTCGTCGATGCCACCCGCACGGACATGCCCAAGGGTCTCAAGACGCGGGCGGCGTTCCTGAAAGACCTGCCGCTGCTGGTGAAGTAA
- a CDS encoding hemolytic domain-containing protein, whose amino-acid sequence MHDPHGHAHTARPSGRGRNWPGPWRKTPGRLLGTSFVRLYQLTLSGFVGNSCRHMPTCSEYAHEAIARHGLWAGGWMGFFRVLRCGPFGTHGIDLVPEVLADRYVWFMPWRYWRIGRKRAETKT is encoded by the coding sequence GTGCACGACCCGCATGGGCATGCCCACACTGCCAGGCCGTCGGGGCGCGGCCGCAACTGGCCTGGCCCATGGCGCAAGACGCCCGGCCGTCTCCTCGGCACGTCGTTCGTGCGCCTTTACCAATTGACGCTGTCCGGCTTTGTCGGCAATTCCTGCCGGCATATGCCGACCTGTTCGGAATATGCGCATGAGGCGATCGCCCGCCACGGCCTGTGGGCGGGCGGCTGGATGGGATTTTTCCGCGTGCTGCGCTGCGGGCCCTTCGGCACGCATGGCATCGATCTGGTGCCGGAAGTGCTGGCCGATCGTTATGTCTGGTTCATGCCGTGGCGGTACTGGCGGATCGGCCGCAAGCGCGCCGAAACGAAGACCTGA
- a CDS encoding Transcriptional regulator: MKRGRLPLTALRSFEAAGRQLSFSKAAEELFVSQAAISRQIRELETLVGRPLFERLHRRVELTETGQTLLSQLTTSFDDIDRRLSEIISKPAQSPLRVSVEPSFAGEFLIQRLNSFQQRHPEIDISVDADSRLIEFRGHEAEIAIRYGAHTRSWPRTEARHLVDVLVTPVLASGLLASGALLTSPADLRHYTLLHDFNRDGWASWFQAMGLPDLALQRGPLYTDAALAMQAAKLGHGVALGDRILNGADLRAGLLVRPFEMEVPYGAYWLVAPDFQRLSRQAEIFVDWLVEELRAGSADGEV, encoded by the coding sequence ATGAAGCGCGGGCGCCTGCCTTTGACTGCATTGAGGAGTTTCGAGGCGGCGGGCCGGCAGCTGAGCTTCAGCAAGGCCGCCGAGGAGCTTTTCGTCTCACAGGCGGCGATCAGCCGGCAGATAAGGGAATTGGAAACTCTGGTCGGCAGGCCGCTGTTCGAACGGCTTCACCGCAGGGTCGAACTGACGGAAACCGGGCAAACTCTGCTCAGTCAATTGACCACCAGCTTTGACGACATCGACCGTCGGCTGTCGGAAATCATCAGCAAGCCGGCTCAGAGCCCGTTGCGGGTCAGCGTCGAGCCGTCCTTTGCGGGCGAATTTCTGATACAGCGGCTCAATTCGTTCCAGCAACGCCACCCTGAGATCGACATTTCAGTCGACGCGGACTCGCGGCTCATAGAGTTTCGTGGACACGAAGCGGAAATCGCGATTCGATACGGAGCGCATACGCGGTCCTGGCCACGCACCGAGGCGCGGCATCTGGTCGACGTGCTGGTGACGCCAGTCCTGGCATCGGGGTTACTCGCCTCGGGCGCTCTCCTGACATCACCGGCGGACCTGCGGCATTACACCTTGCTCCACGACTTCAATCGCGATGGCTGGGCGAGCTGGTTTCAGGCAATGGGCCTGCCAGATCTCGCCCTCCAGAGAGGACCGCTTTACACGGATGCCGCGCTGGCCATGCAGGCCGCGAAACTCGGCCACGGCGTCGCTTTGGGCGACCGCATCCTGAACGGCGCCGATCTTCGAGCGGGTCTCTTGGTCCGTCCCTTCGAAATGGAAGTCCCCTACGGCGCGTACTGGCTTGTCGCCCCTGACTTCCAGCGCCTTAGCCGACAGGCGGAGATTTTTGTGGACTGGCTTGTCGAAGAGCTCCGCGCGGGATCAGCAGACGGCGAAGTCTAA
- a CDS encoding NifU-like protein, producing MINDVYNAKILGFAGNIARIGRLDHPDATAKAHSKLCGSTVTVDLKMADGVVTDFAHDVKACALGQASSSIMAQHVVGASAEELRAVRDTMLKMLKENGAPPEGRFADLKYLEPVRDYKARHASTMLTFDAVVDAIGQIEKKRAEEAA from the coding sequence ATGATCAACGATGTCTACAACGCGAAAATTCTCGGCTTTGCCGGAAATATCGCCCGCATCGGCCGGCTCGATCATCCTGACGCGACCGCCAAGGCGCATTCCAAGCTTTGCGGCTCGACCGTTACCGTCGATCTCAAGATGGCGGACGGCGTGGTCACCGACTTCGCTCATGACGTGAAGGCATGCGCGCTCGGCCAAGCGTCGTCTTCGATTATGGCGCAGCATGTCGTCGGCGCGAGTGCCGAGGAATTGCGCGCGGTGCGCGACACCATGCTGAAGATGCTGAAGGAGAACGGCGCGCCGCCGGAAGGCCGCTTCGCCGACCTGAAGTACCTTGAGCCGGTGCGCGACTACAAGGCACGCCATGCCTCGACCATGCTGACCTTCGACGCCGTGGTCGACGCCATCGGCCAGATCGAGAAGAAGCGCGCCGAAGAAGCGGCTTAG
- a CDS encoding GTP cyclohydrolase I → MDAVIKKFMPQSAYMEKPVTDRPSEAEVEAAVRTLLRWTGDNPDREGLIDTPKRVAKAYREMFGGYDMCPADELGRTFEEVAGYDDLVIVKDIQFHSHCEHHMVPIIGKAHVGYLPDGKVVGLSKIARVVDIFAHRLQTQEALTAQIAGVIQDVLNPRGVAVMIEAEHMCMAMRGIRKQGSTTLTSTFTGVFKDTPEEQVRFVTMVRGGA, encoded by the coding sequence ATGGATGCCGTCATCAAGAAATTCATGCCCCAGTCCGCCTACATGGAAAAGCCGGTCACCGACCGGCCGAGCGAAGCCGAAGTCGAGGCCGCCGTGCGCACGTTGCTGCGCTGGACTGGCGACAACCCGGACCGCGAAGGGCTGATCGACACGCCCAAGCGCGTGGCCAAGGCCTACCGCGAAATGTTCGGCGGCTACGACATGTGCCCGGCCGACGAACTCGGCCGCACCTTCGAGGAGGTCGCCGGCTACGACGATCTGGTCATCGTCAAGGATATCCAGTTTCATTCGCATTGCGAGCACCACATGGTGCCGATCATCGGCAAGGCGCATGTCGGTTATCTGCCGGATGGCAAGGTGGTCGGCCTGTCGAAGATCGCGCGCGTCGTCGATATCTTCGCCCATCGCCTGCAGACGCAGGAGGCGCTGACCGCGCAGATCGCCGGTGTCATCCAGGACGTGCTCAACCCCCGCGGCGTCGCCGTCATGATCGAGGCCGAGCATATGTGCATGGCCATGCGCGGTATCCGCAAGCAGGGTTCCACCACGCTCACCTCCACCTTCACCGGCGTCTTCAAGGATACGCCCGAAGAGCAAGTTCGTTTTGTCACCATGGTGCGTGGCGGGGCGTAA
- a CDS encoding phosphoribosyl-AMP cyclohydrolase gives MSALEFPKAPSDKKALEEGAVLSPRFDAAGLVTVVVTDAEDGMLLMVAHMNAQALALTLETGIAHYWSRSRNALWKKGETSGNFQHIVEMRADCDQDALWLRVKVLGHDATCHTGRRSCFYRTVGLVDGKGTLLDDGSKPLFDAEITYRKPSA, from the coding sequence ATGTCGGCACTGGAATTTCCGAAAGCTCCATCAGACAAGAAGGCCTTGGAAGAAGGCGCGGTGTTGTCACCGCGCTTCGACGCCGCCGGCCTCGTCACGGTCGTCGTCACCGATGCCGAAGACGGCATGCTTCTGATGGTCGCGCATATGAATGCGCAGGCATTGGCGCTGACCTTGGAAACGGGCATCGCCCACTACTGGTCGCGCTCGCGCAACGCGCTCTGGAAAAAGGGCGAGACGTCGGGCAATTTCCAGCACATCGTCGAGATGCGCGCCGACTGCGACCAGGACGCATTGTGGCTGCGCGTCAAAGTGTTGGGCCACGACGCAACCTGTCACACCGGCCGGCGTTCATGCTTTTATCGGACGGTGGGGCTTGTCGACGGCAAGGGGACGCTTCTTGACGACGGCAGCAAGCCGCTGTTCGATGCGGAAATCACGTATCGGAAACCATCAGCTTGA
- a CDS encoding patatin — protein MLEWASLRSRPDVREANGLTSSGGAPETKSSKKTGISLALGGGCARGWAHIGVLRALDEAGIEVSMIAGTSIGALVGGCYLAGKLDELEEFARSLTKRRIFGLLDLNLRGSGLFGGMKLDARLREHVNGIRFEDLPNPFVCVASEIRTGHEIWLSSGSLITAMRASYALPGVFEPVSCNGRVLVDGALVNPVPVSVCRAYEQPLVVAVNLHYDLFGRAAVIKHSAGELVVEKDAPRPGRVDAEHQSHQSRLGITGVMVEAFNIIQDRISRARLAGDPPDMSLQPKLSHIGLTEFHRADEAIQLGYQATMAQIGELTRLQTVLA, from the coding sequence ATGCTCGAGTGGGCGTCATTGCGAAGCAGACCGGATGTCAGGGAGGCCAACGGCCTGACCTCTTCTGGCGGCGCACCCGAAACGAAATCTTCCAAGAAAACAGGCATTTCGCTCGCTTTGGGCGGTGGTTGCGCAAGGGGCTGGGCTCATATCGGCGTGCTGCGCGCGCTGGATGAAGCGGGCATCGAAGTTTCGATGATCGCCGGCACCTCGATCGGCGCGCTGGTCGGCGGCTGTTATCTCGCCGGCAAACTGGATGAGCTGGAAGAGTTTGCACGCAGCCTGACCAAGCGGCGCATTTTCGGCTTGCTCGATCTCAATCTGCGCGGCAGCGGCCTGTTCGGCGGCATGAAGCTAGACGCCCGTCTGCGCGAACATGTGAACGGCATCCGTTTCGAGGACCTGCCCAACCCATTCGTCTGCGTCGCGTCGGAAATCCGCACCGGCCACGAGATCTGGCTGTCGAGCGGCTCGCTGATCACGGCCATGCGCGCATCCTACGCACTGCCTGGCGTGTTCGAGCCGGTGAGCTGCAACGGCCGTGTGCTGGTCGACGGCGCGCTGGTCAATCCGGTGCCGGTATCGGTTTGCCGTGCCTACGAGCAGCCGCTCGTCGTGGCGGTCAACCTTCACTACGATCTGTTCGGCCGCGCCGCCGTGATCAAGCACAGCGCCGGCGAACTGGTTGTCGAAAAGGACGCGCCGCGCCCCGGCCGTGTCGACGCCGAGCACCAGTCGCATCAGAGCCGCCTCGGCATCACCGGCGTCATGGTCGAGGCCTTCAACATCATCCAGGACCGCATCTCGCGCGCCAGGCTGGCGGGCGATCCACCTGATATGTCGCTGCAGCCGAAACTCAGCCATATCGGCCTCACCGAATTCCACCGTGCCGACGAGGCGATCCAGCTCGGCTACCAGGCAACAATGGCGCAGATCGGCGAACTGACCCGGCTGCAGACCGTTCTGGCTTAG
- a CDS encoding single-stranded-DNA-specific exonuclease RecJ has product MMGDRRLFLDVRQSATGLSWEHRLTERQDMVALAIAQGHGVPDIVARVLAGRGVTADETERFLDPTIRDLLPNPASLTDMDKAATRIAAAVMAREKVAIFGDYDVDGAASSALLKRFLAHFSIPSEIYIPDRIFEGYGPNPDAMRELVSRGATLIVTVDCGTNSAVSVDAANEAGADVVVLDHHQVGGALPAAIAVVNPNRDDDLSGQGRLCAAGVVFLTLVQTAKVLRGLSDVAPPDLLSLLDLVALATVCDVVPLTGVNRAFVVKGLQMARQQKNEGLAALARVSRIGEPISTFHLAYLIGPRINAGGRIGDAALGSRLLATDDPVEARTIAETLDRLNQERQLMEQEMLAAARAEADAELAGGNGPAIVVTASNNWHPGIVGLLASRLKDHARRPAFAIAFNAVGIGTGSGRSVSGFDLGRLVREAADAGLIVKGGGHGMAAGITVERARLGELRAFFEERAAADVFRLQDEESLAIDGALAAEGATLSLLDALEKAGPFGAGHVAPVFVLPRHKLADARPVGTNHIRCELQSDSGGRIQAIAFRAVDTVLGEFLFKNRGKTVHVAGSLSANHWNGNRTVQFRIVDAARA; this is encoded by the coding sequence ATGATGGGGGACAGGCGCCTCTTCCTCGATGTCAGGCAGTCGGCAACCGGCCTCTCCTGGGAGCACCGGCTGACCGAGCGGCAGGATATGGTCGCGCTTGCCATCGCGCAGGGCCATGGTGTGCCCGACATCGTCGCGCGCGTGCTTGCCGGACGCGGCGTGACCGCCGATGAGACCGAGCGCTTCCTCGACCCGACGATCCGCGACCTGTTGCCCAATCCAGCCTCGCTGACCGACATGGACAAGGCTGCCACCCGCATCGCCGCGGCAGTGATGGCGAGGGAAAAGGTGGCGATCTTCGGCGACTACGATGTCGACGGCGCAGCCTCGTCCGCCTTGCTGAAGCGATTTTTGGCGCATTTCTCGATACCGTCGGAAATCTATATTCCGGACCGTATCTTCGAGGGTTACGGCCCCAATCCCGATGCCATGCGCGAACTTGTCTCGCGCGGCGCGACGCTTATCGTCACCGTCGATTGCGGCACCAACAGCGCGGTGTCCGTCGATGCGGCCAATGAAGCCGGCGCCGACGTCGTGGTGCTCGACCATCATCAGGTCGGCGGTGCGTTGCCGGCGGCAATTGCCGTCGTCAATCCAAATCGTGACGACGATCTTTCCGGGCAAGGCCGTCTCTGTGCCGCCGGTGTCGTCTTCCTCACCTTGGTGCAGACCGCAAAAGTCCTGCGTGGCCTCAGCGATGTCGCGCCGCCCGACCTGCTTTCGCTGCTTGACCTGGTGGCGCTCGCCACCGTTTGTGACGTGGTGCCGCTCACCGGCGTCAACCGTGCCTTCGTCGTCAAAGGGCTGCAAATGGCCCGCCAGCAGAAGAACGAGGGGTTGGCCGCCCTGGCGCGGGTGTCGCGCATTGGCGAGCCGATCAGCACCTTTCATCTCGCCTATCTGATCGGGCCGCGCATCAATGCCGGCGGGCGCATCGGCGATGCGGCGCTCGGCAGCCGGCTGCTGGCGACGGACGATCCGGTCGAGGCGCGGACCATCGCCGAGACGCTCGACCGGCTGAACCAGGAGCGACAGCTGATGGAGCAGGAGATGCTGGCTGCGGCGCGTGCCGAGGCCGATGCCGAGCTCGCCGGTGGCAACGGCCCGGCGATTGTCGTCACCGCCAGCAACAATTGGCATCCCGGCATTGTCGGCCTGCTCGCGTCACGATTGAAAGATCACGCGCGGCGGCCGGCTTTCGCCATTGCCTTCAACGCTGTGGGCATCGGTACCGGTTCGGGCCGTTCGGTGTCGGGCTTCGATCTCGGCCGGCTGGTGCGCGAGGCCGCCGATGCCGGGTTGATCGTCAAGGGCGGCGGCCATGGCATGGCGGCCGGCATCACCGTGGAGCGCGCCAGGCTGGGCGAGCTCAGGGCGTTTTTCGAGGAGCGGGCTGCGGCCGACGTGTTTCGGCTGCAGGACGAAGAAAGCCTGGCGATCGACGGCGCGCTTGCCGCCGAAGGCGCTACGCTGAGCCTGCTCGACGCGCTGGAAAAGGCCGGCCCTTTCGGCGCTGGCCACGTCGCGCCGGTCTTCGTGCTGCCGCGTCATAAGCTGGCCGACGCCCGGCCGGTCGGCACCAACCACATACGCTGCGAATTGCAGTCGGACAGCGGCGGCCGAATCCAGGCGATCGCCTTTCGCGCCGTCGATACGGTGCTTGGTGAATTCCTGTTCAAGAACCGGGGCAAGACCGTGCATGTGGCCGGCTCGCTGTCGGCCAATCACTGGAACGGCAACCGCACGGTGCAATTCCGCATTGTCGATGCGGCGCGGGCGTAG
- a CDS encoding Quinic acid utilization activator has product MALRDGKRDHILPLGQPVLPGEAGCRLPDIEEEAPVPHHALCQFMVGRRIVHIAQKVCSGFEITAWTNNSLNPVA; this is encoded by the coding sequence ATGGCCCTGCGCGATGGCAAGCGCGACCATATCCTGCCGCTCGGTCAGCCGGTGCTCCCAGGAGAGGCCGGTTGCCGACTGCCTGACATCGAGGAAGAGGCGCCTGTCCCCCATCATGCGCTTTGCCAATTCATGGTTGGCCGCAGGATAGTGCATATCGCCCAAAAAGTGTGCAGCGGTTTTGAGATAACGGCATGGACAAACAACAGCCTGAATCCCGTCGCCTGA